From the Deferrivibrio essentukiensis genome, the window CATTTGCAAAGCCGGTCTCATTATCAAAAAAATATACAAAATAACCTTCATCTCCACTTGCAAAAGAGTATTCGTTAAAATTACCTTTAATCTTATTAAACATTTCAAGCTTTACATTGTTATAAATTTTACATTTTAAAGATTTGGCTTTTAAGGTATTCCCTCTGTCCTGGAAAATTACAGAACAGTTATCCATATCTATAATTTTATAATTATCATATACATAGGCTTTATCAGTAGTAAGCTCATAAAAGCCGTCATCACCAATATTTTCTTTCAAAGTCATTTTCTTCAAAAGTAAGGTATTTTTTTCAACCTTCGGTAACGGGACTTTTTCCTCCCTGTTAAACACCAAAATCAGGATAATGGCAATTAAGCCAAATAAGATTTGAATATATTTTCCCACTGCCCATTTCTCATTAAAATCGCTTCAATAAAATCCCTGACAGCACCATTTCCACCACTAAATTTTGAAATAAAGTGAACATTTTCTTTAACATACTCCGGTGCATCATCAACTGTACCTGAAAATGCACATTCTTTTAAGATACTTAAGTCGTTAATGTCATCACCTATAAATGCTACTTCATCCGTTAAATTAATTTTTAATTCCTCACATAATTGCTTAAGGCAAGCAAGTTTATTATCCACCCCTGTAAAAATATGCTTGATCTCTAATTCATTTGCTCGAAGCTCAGTTACTTTTGATTTTCTTCCCGAAATAATTGCTATAACAATACCGGCCTTTTGAGCCATTTTAATCCCAAGGCCATCCCTTACGTGAAAATTTTTTGTTTCAGCTCCACTCTCATTATAAATAATCTTTCCATCAGTTAATACACCATCAACATCTAACACCAACAGCTTAATCATACTATTTTTGCCCTTAACAAGTCATGCAAGTGAATTATTCCATCAATTTTTTTATTTTCATCCACAATCAATAAAGAGGTAATAGAATTTTCTTCCATTATCTTCAATGCTTTGGCAGCAAGCTCATTTTTGGTGATCAATTTAGGGGAGTTAGAGCCAAGCTCTTCAACTTTTCTTTCAAATACATCTGTATATTTTTGCATACCACGCCTTAAGTCACCGTCAGTAATAATCCCCACAACGATTTTATTTTTATCTACGATGGCAGCACAGCCAAACCCTTTACTACTAATAATATACACAGCATCGGCAACCTTTGTCCCTATTTCGACTATAGGCACAAGGTCACCTTTATGATAAAGGTCTTCTACCCTTGTTAAAAGTTTTTTCCCCAAAGAGCCTGATGGGTGAAAAACAGCAAAATCCTCTTCTTTAAACCCTTTTCTTTCAAGAAGGGCTACAGCCAAAGCATCCCCTATTGCAAGAGCAACTGTAGTGCTTGCGGTAGGAGCAAGATTCAAAGGGCAAGCCTCTTTTTGGACACTTGCATCAATTACGCAATCACTCCTTTCGGCAAGAGTAGAGTTTAATCTCCCAACAATTGAAATAATCTTCACGCCAAACCTTCTAATAACCGGTAAAAGTGCAATAATCTCCTCCGTTTCTCCGCTATTTGAAATAGCCACCACAACATCTTCCGAGCGTATAATTCCAAGGTCACCATGGACACCTTCTGCAGGGTGTAAAAAAACAGCAGGCGTGCCGGTAGAGGAAAGTGTAGCAGCGATTTTTTTGCCTACCTGCCCTGATTTCCCCATACCTGTCACAACTACTTTACCTTTACAGTTTAACATCAAATCAACAGCAACTTCATATTCCTTACCAACCCTATTATAAACATCGTAAATAGAGTCAGCCTCAACTTTTAATGTTTTCTTTACAGACTCGATGATTTCCAATTTAAGCTCCCTATCGCATCTATATCATCCAAAATATTTTCAGTGGTCTTAAAATCAATCATGTTTGGTCCGTCACAAAGCGCAGTCTCAGGCTTTGGGTGAACTTCCATAAAAAACCCATCTACACCAAAAGCTGCAGCAGCTCTTGAAAGATAAGGGACAAACTCCCTCTGGCCAGACGAAGATTCTCCCGCCCCGCCGGGTAACTGAACAGAGTGAGTAGCATCAAAAACCACTTTAACACCTAACTCTTTCATAATCTTAAATGATCTAAAGTCTATAACAAGATTGTTATAACCAAAAGTGGTACCCCTTTCAGTAAGTATGATATCTTTTGCATTATAATATCTTAATTTTTCAACAACATTTTTCATATCCCAAGGAGCAAGAAACTGCCCTTTTTTTACATTAACAATTCTACCTGTTTCAGCAGCTGCCTTAAGCATATCAGTCTGCCTGCATAAAAATGCAGGGATTTGAATCATATCTGCCACTTCACCGGCTATAAAAGCTTCAGTTGGGGTATGTATATCAGTGACTATTTTAACTTTATACTTTTCTTTTACCTTCTTTAGAAATTCCACACCAGCCTTGATGCCTGGGCCTCGATAAGATTTTACGGAACTTCTATTTGCCTTATCATAGGAAGACTTAAAGTAAAAGTCATAGCCTCTTGCTTTTGCAATTCTCGACAAAAATTCACACGTATTAAATACTATTTCCTCACTTTCAAGGACACACGGACCGGCAAGCAAAATCACTTTTCACTCTCCTGAATACTACTTTTATCCTGACTAAACTTGTAAGCAGCATTTATAAATCCGCTAAAAAGTGGGTGTGGTTTTGTAGGCTTTGACTTAAATTCAGGGTGAAACTGACAACCGACAAACCACCTGTGAGACTTAAGCTCTATAATTTCAACCAAGTCTCTTTCTGGATTAACCCCCGAAATGATTAAACCGGCTTTAACCAACTCATCTCTAAATTTGTTATTAAACTCCAGTCTATGTCTGTGCCTTTCAAAAATTGTCTCCTCTTTATATGCACTGTAAGCTCTTGTACCCTCAGTCAACTTACATTCATAGGCACCCAACCTCATTGTACCGCCAAGCTTTTTAATCTTTTTCTGCTCTTCCATATAATCTATAACCGGATGCTCGGTCTTAGGGTTAAACTCTGTACTGTGTGCATCATCATATTTCAAAACATTCCTTGCAAACTCAATCACTGCACACTGCATACCGAGGCAGATACCAAAAAATGGGATATCTTTGTTTCTTGCAAAATTAACAGCTCTAATTTTACCTTCAACACCTCTCTCACCAAATCCACCCGGCACCAAAATACCGTCGACATCATCCAAAAACTTATCAGGATTTTGTGTTTCCAAATCTTCAGCATCAATCCATTTAATATTAACTTTTACTTTATTATCTATTCCACCATGAATTAATGATTCCGTCAAACTAATATAAGCATCTTTTAAACCTACATATTTTCCAACCACACCGATAGTTACCGTGTCTTCAGGGTTTTTAATCCTGTAAACAATCTCTTCCCACACAGACAAATCAAGCTCTCTCTCTTCTAAACCAAGTTTGTTTAGAATAAATCTGCCTGCACCTTCTTTGTTCATCAATAGCGGTACTTGATATATTGTCGAAGCATCTATAGCATTTATAACTGCATTTTTTGATACGTTGCAAAACAAGCCTATTTTTTTCCTAATACTATCATCAAGTGGATACTCTGACCTGCAAACAAGCATGTCCGGCTGAATACCTATCTCTCTTAACTCTTTTACAGAATGTTGAGTAGGCTTTGTTTTAAGCTCCCCTGCACTCTTAATGTATGGGACAAGGGTAACATGAAGATACAATACGTCGTTTTCGTCCAGATCAAACCTAATCTGTCTGATAGCTTCCAAGAAAGGTAAGCTCTCAATATCACCTACAGTACCACCTATTTCCACAATAACAATGTCATATTCTTCTGAAAGACTGTATATGCTGTTTTTTACCTCATCGGTTATATGAGGAATTACCTGAACCGTTCCACCGAGATAATCCCCTTTCCTCTCCTTTTCCAAGACCTTGTAGTATATTTTCCCAGCTGTAACATTACAATCTCTGGTAGTACTCGAATTTAGAAATCTTTCATAGTGACCAAGGTCAAGGTCGGTTTCTGCACCATCATCAGTAACATATACCTCTCCGTGCTGAAAGGGGCTCATCGTACCAGGATCAAGGTTTAGATACGGATCAAATTTTTTGATTATAACTTTGTAGCCTCTTGCTTCAAGCAATGTTCCTATTGATGCAGCTGTAATACCTTTTCCCAATGAGGATAAAACCCCGCCTGTAACAAATATAAATTTAGCCATTAATTCACCTTAAATTTATTTATTTTTATTTTTTATATACTCTTCAGCCAACCTAAGGTCGTCTTCCGTATCAACAGAAATCGGTTTATAATTTGTTTGCAATACTTTTATCTTAAAACCGTTTTCAAGTGCCCTTAACTGCTCTAATTTTTCAATATTTTCCAACCTTGTCTGCGGCATATCAACATATTTAAGTAAAAACCCCCTTTTAAAACCGTAAATGCCAATATGTTTATAGTAATCACATGCCTTTTTATCTCTATTGTAAGGGATTTTTGCCCTGGAAAAATATATCGCATTCATCTCTTCATCAAACACTACCTTTACTACATTGGGATTCTCAGCCTCTAAACCATCAATTTTTGTACAAGCTGTATTCATTAATACATCTTTATTGGACTGTAAATCATCAATAAGGGTGTTAATAAGTTCATACGGTATAAATGGCTCATCCCCCTGAACATTAATAATTATTTCATCATTTAAATACTTTGCAGCTTTTGCCACCCTGTCAGTTCCTGATTTTATATCCGGACTACTCATCGTAACTTCTAAACCTTCAACTTTTTCACATACTTCAAGAATTTCTTTGCTATCAGTAACTACTATGACCCTATCTGCCTTACTCTTCATACATTCGGTGGCAACCCTCACTATCATAGGAATACCATCAATCTTCTTTAAAGGCTTTCCCGGCAGCCTTTCAGAAGCAAATCTTGCGGGGATAATAACTGCACTCATAATCTTCCTTCTTAAACATTTTTTATCATACTAACTGACATAGCGTATTCTTTACAGTGTGATATACTCACTTGTATATTTTCCTTAAGCTCGCCGTTTATATAAATCTTTAAAGCACCAAACTCATCAGGCAAAATAGAAATACCTCCAAAAGATAGATTACCTCTAATGCCCGTTTTAAGAGCTTTTGAAATGGCTTCCTTAGCTGAAAATCTCCCGGCCAAAAACTCAACCTTATTACTTCTTTTTAAAAAAATTTCAAGCTCTTCTTTGGAAAGTATCCGCCTGACAAACTTATCTCCATAAGTTTCATAACTTTTCCTGATTCTGCTTAGCTCTATTATATCGCAGCCTAACATTTTAACGTGCTATTTATAATACTTTTCATTTGGCTGACAGCCTCTTTTAGACCTACAAAAATACTTCTGCCTATTATAGAATGCCCGATATTGACTTCATAAAGCATAGGAATTTTAACAATATCTCTCACATTGATATAATTTAAACCATGACCTGCACTAACTTTAAACCCTTTATCTATGGCATGTGCAGCTGCAACCTTCAAACGTTTAAGCTCCATTTTCTGCTCTTCACCCTTTGTATCGGCATATCTACCGGTATGCAGCTCAATAACCTTTGCCCCTGTTTCAAAAGCTTTGTCTATCTGTTTTGTATCAGGGTCAATAAAAATACTTACCTCAATACCTGCTTCTGATAATCTTTTTACTGTAGAAGCAACTAAATCAAAATTTTGAATCACATCAAGCCCACCTTCAGTAGTCACCTCTTCCCTTTTTTCAGGGACAAGTGTACACATGTCAGGTTTGACATCAAGAGCAACTTCAATAATTTCATTTACACAAGCCATTTCAAGATTAAGCCTTGTCTTTGCAACTTCCTTAATAAGATAGACATCCCTATCTTGAATATGACGTCTGTCTTCCCTCAAATGAATTGTAATACCATCAGCTCCGCCAAGCTCAGCCAACGTTACCGCATAAACAGGATCAGGCTCATTGATTCTCCTTGCTTGTCTAACAGTAGCTACATGATCAATATTAACTCCAAGCTTAACCAACTCTGCCTCCTGAAAATTTCATTTTTATTTATCATTCTTATTAATTTCATCTAAAGCAATCTGTATAACTTCGTCACAATAAGCTGTTATTATTTTTTCATCTTCACCTTCAGCCATGACTCTGAGTTTATTCTCAGTCCCTGAATATCTTACAAATATGCGACCCTGCCCTTCCAATTTTTCTTCAATGGATCTAATTTTTTGCACCGTTTTTGTCATTTCATTCAAAGGTCTTTTATACGGTACCTCAACATTTTTTAATACCTGTGGGTATAAAGATATAAACGATTTCAGTTCACTTAAAGGTTTACCTGTTTTAACCAAAATTTTTAATAACTGCAAAGCACTTATCAGACCATCCCCAGTAGTATTATAATCTGAGAAAATAATATGCCCCGATTGTTCACCACCTAAATTATAACCACCTTTAATCATGTCCTCCAGAACATATCTATCCCCTACCTGACTTCTTAATACATTAATCCCTTCTCTTTTAAGGGAGTTTTCAAAACCGATATTACTCATTACCGTTGCAACCAAAGTGTTTTTATTAAGAATTCCTTCAGCTTTCATATCCTTTGCACAAATACCAAGAATAAAATCTCCATCAACAAGTTCGCCATTTTCATCGCAAAAAATTACTCTATCCGCATCTCCGTCAAAAGATATACCCACATCCGCTTTCACATCTTTAACTGTCTGACAAAGCTGCTCAGGGTAAACAGCACCACAATTTTCGTTAATATTCTTACCGCTTGGTCTGTCATTTATAACTACAACATCCGCCCCCAATTCACTGATTGCCATTGGAGCAACCTTATAAGCAGCTCCATTTGCACAATCAAGTACAATTTTCAGGCCTTTCAAATCATATCTTTTATCAAACGATGCTTTGGCATATTCCACATACCTGCCAATAGCGGTTTCTATTCTGTAAGCTTTCCCCACATCCTCAGAACTTGCACATTCAAGATTCTCATCCAAAAGCTGCTCTAATTTAAATTCCAAATCATCTGGAAGCTTATATCCTTCTGATGAGAAAAATTTTATCCCGTTATCATAATACGGATTGTGAGAAGCAGATATCACTACACCGGCATCCGCTCTTAAGCTTCTTGTAATAAATGCAATTGCCGGGGTAGGTAAAACACCGACAATTATTGCATCCACACCCATTGAACAAATACCCGACACTATTGCATTTTCAAACATATACCCTGATATTCTTGTATCTTTACCGATGACGATTTTATGTTTTTTACTGCCATTTTTAAATACTTTTGCCGCTGCCATCCCAAGCTTTAATGCAAATTCAGCAGTCATTGGAAAAACGTTAGCTTTTCCTCTTACACCATCAGTTCCAAAATACTTTCTCATCTATCCACCTTTACTCTTACTTTATCAGGATTAATAGATACTACCTCTATGTCATCTTTTAAAAGCTTATCTACCTTTAAAAGATATTTCCCCGGCTTATCTACCTTAGAAACATCCACATATAGCTCTAAAAGTTTTTTTGCATTGTCTGAATTTAGTCTGTCAGATCTGCCTTTAAGTTTTACATTTATCTCCTTGTCAATAATTTCATACTTAAAGTCAGGATTAGCTCCTCTGAAATTTATAACAAAATCATTGAAACTATATTCCACAATATCTTCGGAAAACTTTACTATCGCATCAATCTGCGTATTTTCAACGACACTAACACCGTCAGGCAACTTCAATCCGACACTATAAATTAAAGTCTCATATCTTGAAGACAAATTAATGGGCAGTGTGTCAACAAAATCAAGTTTCGATAATATTCTCTTAGCACCCTGCAATTTAACTGAGTCAGGAATCATATTAACACTCGACACCTTGTACCCTTTTAAAGGCTCACCTATAAAAGTAGGGTTAACTTTTACACTCTTGGTAATTACTTCGTCTACCAAGAAAACGGCTTCAGAAGGCACAATTTCTACAACAATTATCCCAGCCGGCACTTTGACTTCGCTAAGCTTTATTCTGTATTTTATCTCACCCACATTGAAGTTTGACGCATCAATACTTATTTTTATATCGTTGTATGACATATTCTTAAGTGAAAAGTTAGGCCCCCTTAAAACAACATTTACAAGACCTGTTTTATTTATGGCTACCAGGCTACTGTCAAGATTTTCTATCTTTATAGGTACAGTAAAACTTACCTCCGTATAATCTGAAGTGGCTATAAAAAACCATAGACCGATAGCCAAAATAACACTTGTAATTTTAAGTAAAAGATTATTAGTCACTTACTTTCCCTTTTTTACTATTACTTTTATACATATTTACAATATCAAATAATGAAGATTTCAGCAATTCTGCATCAAGCTCACTTGAAATTTTACCCTTGTAAGTCAATGAAATAGTACCTCTTTCTTCACTGACCACAATACATATAGCATCGGTTTCCTCGGTAATGCCAAGGGCTGCCCTGTGTCTTGTACCAAACTTTTTATCAATATTCTCTTTCTTGGTTAAAGGTAAAATGGAACCAGCAAATTTTAGCTTCCCTTCCGAGATAATAACGGCACCATCATGCAGCGGAGAATACGGAATAAATATGCTCACAAGCAAATCCTTTGTAACCAAAGAATCTATAAGCGTACCTGCCTGAATGTAGTGCTCCAGCTTTGTCTCATTTTCCAAAACAATTAAAGCACCTATCTGCCTGTTTGCAAGTATGGTTGCTGCTTTTGTAATTTCATCAATAATTTTTTCATAACTTACCACACCTGTACCAAAAACCTTTGTATCGCCTATAAATGCCAAAGCTCTTCTTATTTCAGGTTGAAACAGCACAATAATCGTCAAAAACAGGTAACCAGAAAGATTGCTCATTACCCAGCTGGTTGTCTTTAGTCCCACATATTTTGAAATAAGTGATAAAATGATTATTACAACAATCCCGAATATCATGTTGAAGGCTCTCGTCCCTTTAATGAGGATAAGAGCTTTATAAATAATAAAGCTGATTATTGCGATATCTATAACATCAACA encodes:
- a CDS encoding KdsC family phosphatase, translating into MIKLLVLDVDGVLTDGKIIYNESGAETKNFHVRDGLGIKMAQKAGIVIAIISGRKSKVTELRANELEIKHIFTGVDNKLACLKQLCEELKINLTDEVAFIGDDINDLSILKECAFSGTVDDAPEYVKENVHFISKFSGGNGAVRDFIEAILMRNGQWENIFKSYLA
- a CDS encoding KpsF/GutQ family sugar-phosphate isomerase yields the protein MEIIESVKKTLKVEADSIYDVYNRVGKEYEVAVDLMLNCKGKVVVTGMGKSGQVGKKIAATLSSTGTPAVFLHPAEGVHGDLGIIRSEDVVVAISNSGETEEIIALLPVIRRFGVKIISIVGRLNSTLAERSDCVIDASVQKEACPLNLAPTASTTVALAIGDALAVALLERKGFKEEDFAVFHPSGSLGKKLLTRVEDLYHKGDLVPIVEIGTKVADAVYIISSKGFGCAAIVDKNKIVVGIITDGDLRRGMQKYTDVFERKVEELGSNSPKLITKNELAAKALKIMEENSITSLLIVDENKKIDGIIHLHDLLRAKIV
- the kdsA gene encoding 3-deoxy-8-phosphooctulonate synthase; the protein is MILLAGPCVLESEEIVFNTCEFLSRIAKARGYDFYFKSSYDKANRSSVKSYRGPGIKAGVEFLKKVKEKYKVKIVTDIHTPTEAFIAGEVADMIQIPAFLCRQTDMLKAAAETGRIVNVKKGQFLAPWDMKNVVEKLRYYNAKDIILTERGTTFGYNNLVIDFRSFKIMKELGVKVVFDATHSVQLPGGAGESSSGQREFVPYLSRAAAAFGVDGFFMEVHPKPETALCDGPNMIDFKTTENILDDIDAIGSLNWKSSSL
- a CDS encoding CTP synthase encodes the protein MAKFIFVTGGVLSSLGKGITAASIGTLLEARGYKVIIKKFDPYLNLDPGTMSPFQHGEVYVTDDGAETDLDLGHYERFLNSSTTRDCNVTAGKIYYKVLEKERKGDYLGGTVQVIPHITDEVKNSIYSLSEEYDIVIVEIGGTVGDIESLPFLEAIRQIRFDLDENDVLYLHVTLVPYIKSAGELKTKPTQHSVKELREIGIQPDMLVCRSEYPLDDSIRKKIGLFCNVSKNAVINAIDASTIYQVPLLMNKEGAGRFILNKLGLEERELDLSVWEEIVYRIKNPEDTVTIGVVGKYVGLKDAYISLTESLIHGGIDNKVKVNIKWIDAEDLETQNPDKFLDDVDGILVPGGFGERGVEGKIRAVNFARNKDIPFFGICLGMQCAVIEFARNVLKYDDAHSTEFNPKTEHPVIDYMEEQKKIKKLGGTMRLGAYECKLTEGTRAYSAYKEETIFERHRHRLEFNNKFRDELVKAGLIISGVNPERDLVEIIELKSHRWFVGCQFHPEFKSKPTKPHPLFSGFINAAYKFSQDKSSIQESEK
- the kdsB gene encoding 3-deoxy-manno-octulosonate cytidylyltransferase is translated as MSAVIIPARFASERLPGKPLKKIDGIPMIVRVATECMKSKADRVIVVTDSKEILEVCEKVEGLEVTMSSPDIKSGTDRVAKAAKYLNDEIIINVQGDEPFIPYELINTLIDDLQSNKDVLMNTACTKIDGLEAENPNVVKVVFDEEMNAIYFSRAKIPYNRDKKACDYYKHIGIYGFKRGFLLKYVDMPQTRLENIEKLEQLRALENGFKIKVLQTNYKPISVDTEDDLRLAEEYIKNKNK
- the acpS gene encoding holo-ACP synthase is translated as MLGCDIIELSRIRKSYETYGDKFVRRILSKEELEIFLKRSNKVEFLAGRFSAKEAISKALKTGIRGNLSFGGISILPDEFGALKIYINGELKENIQVSISHCKEYAMSVSMIKNV
- a CDS encoding pyridoxine 5'-phosphate synthase: MVKLGVNIDHVATVRQARRINEPDPVYAVTLAELGGADGITIHLREDRRHIQDRDVYLIKEVAKTRLNLEMACVNEIIEVALDVKPDMCTLVPEKREEVTTEGGLDVIQNFDLVASTVKRLSEAGIEVSIFIDPDTKQIDKAFETGAKVIELHTGRYADTKGEEQKMELKRLKVAAAHAIDKGFKVSAGHGLNYINVRDIVKIPMLYEVNIGHSIIGRSIFVGLKEAVSQMKSIINSTLKC
- the glmM gene encoding phosphoglucosamine mutase, which encodes MRKYFGTDGVRGKANVFPMTAEFALKLGMAAAKVFKNGSKKHKIVIGKDTRISGYMFENAIVSGICSMGVDAIIVGVLPTPAIAFITRSLRADAGVVISASHNPYYDNGIKFFSSEGYKLPDDLEFKLEQLLDENLECASSEDVGKAYRIETAIGRYVEYAKASFDKRYDLKGLKIVLDCANGAAYKVAPMAISELGADVVVINDRPSGKNINENCGAVYPEQLCQTVKDVKADVGISFDGDADRVIFCDENGELVDGDFILGICAKDMKAEGILNKNTLVATVMSNIGFENSLKREGINVLRSQVGDRYVLEDMIKGGYNLGGEQSGHIIFSDYNTTGDGLISALQLLKILVKTGKPLSELKSFISLYPQVLKNVEVPYKRPLNEMTKTVQKIRSIEEKLEGQGRIFVRYSGTENKLRVMAEGEDEKIITAYCDEVIQIALDEINKNDK
- a CDS encoding CdaR family protein; translation: MTNNLLLKITSVILAIGLWFFIATSDYTEVSFTVPIKIENLDSSLVAINKTGLVNVVLRGPNFSLKNMSYNDIKISIDASNFNVGEIKYRIKLSEVKVPAGIIVVEIVPSEAVFLVDEVITKSVKVNPTFIGEPLKGYKVSSVNMIPDSVKLQGAKRILSKLDFVDTLPINLSSRYETLIYSVGLKLPDGVSVVENTQIDAIVKFSEDIVEYSFNDFVINFRGANPDFKYEIIDKEINVKLKGRSDRLNSDNAKKLLELYVDVSKVDKPGKYLLKVDKLLKDDIEVVSINPDKVRVKVDR
- the cdaA gene encoding diadenylate cyclase CdaA, which encodes MVEILKSFSIVDVIDIAIISFIIYKALILIKGTRAFNMIFGIVVIIILSLISKYVGLKTTSWVMSNLSGYLFLTIIVLFQPEIRRALAFIGDTKVFGTGVVSYEKIIDEITKAATILANRQIGALIVLENETKLEHYIQAGTLIDSLVTKDLLVSIFIPYSPLHDGAVIISEGKLKFAGSILPLTKKENIDKKFGTRHRAALGITEETDAICIVVSEERGTISLTYKGKISSELDAELLKSSLFDIVNMYKSNSKKGKVSD